In the genome of Actinomycetota bacterium, the window TGCTCGGCGTCCCCGGTCTGGCGCGCGGCGACGAGCGTCGCTATGCCATGGCAGTGATGACCACTGCGCTGGGCGGTGGCATGAGCAGCCGCATCTTCCAGGAGGTTCGCGAAAAGCGAGGTCTTGCCTACTCCGTCTACGCTTTCAGTCAAGGATTCACGGACAGCGGCATGCTTGGTCTGTATGCCGGATGCCTGCCTTCAAAGGTTCCCCTCGTTCTTGAGATCTTCCAGGAGCAGATGGCAGATGTCGTGCGCAATGGGCTCACCGCTGACGAAGTTCGGCGAGGCAAGGGGCAGGTCAGTGGCTCGATGGTGCTGGGTCAAGAAGACACCGGTGCTCGCATGCATCGCATCGCAAAGTCAGAACTGCAGGGCGAGCCGCTGCTGAGCATTGATCAACTGCTGAGTCAGGTTGACGAAGTGACGTCAGGGCAAGTGCATGAAGTCGCAGCTGAACTGTTCGCCGCTACTCCCAGCTTGGCCATCATCGGGCCCTTCGACGACGTCTCGGCCTTCGCGCTCAACCACTAAGGTCTCGTCATGGCTGGATCCGGGCTCATTCAAGTTGGCGTGGTTGGCGCGCGCGGTCGCATGGGTCAGCAGGTCGTGCAGACCATCACAGACTCCAGCACATGTGCGGTCCTCGCTGCCGTTGATCAGGGCGATGATCTGAACCTGCTCAATAACTGCGACGTGATCGTTGACTTCACTACCCCAGATGTCGTCATGGCCACTCTCGAACATTGCATCCGACATGGAGTGCACTGTGTGGTCGGAACTACAGGCTTCGACGATGCGCGGCTCCAACAGTTGCGCACCTTGCTCGCAGCATCGCCTAGCGTCAACGTGCTCGTGGCTCCCAACTTCGGCATTGGGGCAGTGCTCATGATGCAATTCGCGCAGATCGCAGCCCCGTACTTTGAGTCTGTTGAAATCGTCGAGCTGCATCACCCTGACAAGGTCGATGCTCCATCTGGCACAGCGCGTCGCACTGCAGAATTGATTGCCGCGGCTCGTGGTGAGCGCGGTATCGGTGTCAGCCCCGATGCGACTTCTCAGGAAGTCGCTGGCGCACGCGGGGCTTCGATCGGAGATGTCCGAGTGCACTCCGTACGTGCACGCGGCCTCGTCGCCCACCAGGAAGTCATCTTCGGAGGCTTGGGTGAGACCCTGACAATTCGACATGACTCGATGGATCGCAGTTCGTTCATGCCAGGCGTGTTGTTGGCAGTGGAGAACATTGCTTCGCACCCCGGGCTCACTGTTGGTCTCGATTCCTTTCTGAGCTAGCAATGTGGGGCCGGCGAGACTTTCGACAGCAAAGTGCTGTTCGCAGCGTTGAGCGTGGGTTGATCCAAGTCGTCCTCATCTGGGAGGCACTCTGGATGCTCTTTGAGCAGCAATTGCGTCCGAACGCCATTTCGCCCGCTTGGGTGGCGTTCGTGGTGTGGATTCTCATTGGTCTGTGGTGCGCCGCGTTCTTGGCCCTGCTGTTCAATCCTCGTCGATTGCGGTGGCAGTTGTGGCCGCAAGTCATCGTCATCCCGCTCCTGCTGGTTGCCGCAGTTGGTGTGCTGATCAACGATCCAGCCACGCAGCTGATCGGGCTGGGAGTGCTGCTGAGCGCATTGAGTGTTGCGCTGGCCGGCTTGCTGTTTCCTTGGCGGTATGCGGCCGGATGGCTCGTGTTGTCGTGCGCAGCGACCGTGGCTGTCCTGCCTCATGTGAGTGCCAGCGCAGAGGTTCAATTCATTCTCGTGGTCGCAGCCGTTGGCAGCGGGGCCATCGGTATCCGAATGTCGTTGTTGGTCGCAGCAGCTCGCGAGGATCAAATCCACTCGGAGCTGCTCAATGAATTTGTACGATCAAGTGAGCTTGAGCGCGAGGATCAAGTGCTGCAACGAGCCGCGCAGATCCTGCACGAGAGCGTCCTCAACACATTGGCTGCAATTGTTGCCGGAGGCGTGGTCGCTGACGAGCAGACTCTCGAGCGCCTTCGGTCTCGTGCCCGGCAAAGCCAGTTGGTCGTGCAATTGGTCACAGGCGATGTGGATGAGCTCAACGTCGAGTCGGATCGAGGTTGGCTTCGCACTCTTGAACCCGCATTGATCGAACTCGACATCCTGGGCGTGCGGTCCAAGGTCGCGGTCAGCGGTGAAGTCTTGGTGCCTCCTCTGGTCCGGGGTGTGCTGGTTGGGGCTGTCAGCGAAGCCATCGCGAACGTGCAGAGGCACGCGCACGCGACATCAGTCAGCATCAGAATTGAAGAATGGATAAACGAGTCCGGCACCGCGTCGATCTCGGCGGAGATCAGCGACGACGGTATTGGATTTGAATCGCCTGCGACCTCTGAGCGATTCGGCGTGGATGGAGCCATTCGCACAGCTGTGAGCGCAGTGGGCGGTCGCGTTGATATTCGCAGCCGTCCAGGCATTGGAACCACCGTGCGGATCCAATGGCACCACAAAGAGGATCAACTCCTGGCTCAGCCCGTCTCATCGGGACGATGGGAATTGGCCGGCGCGTTCGTGCGCCCGGCGATTTTGGCGCTGCTGGCCTTGTCCTTGGTGTCGATCGTTGGCGGGTGGTCAGCGGATCTCCATCAGCTCGCGACGGTGAGTGCCTTCTTCATCGCGACGGCTCTGGCTGTACTGGTCTTGATCGTGACCTCAAGCGGTGAAGTTCCAGCCTGGCTGGCTGCAGTCATTGCTCTTGCCAGTCCGGCCGTCATTGCGCTGCAAAGCGCCGGGCGCGATGGTGCGGGCGCAGGGGTGTTGGGGGATTGGTCGCCGATCCTGGTGCTTGGTCTGCTCGTGGTCATCGCAGCCAATGGGCCCTTCTGGGCATGGATCGCCGCGCTTGCCTCATGGGCGGTATGTCAGTTGGCCATCGTGGGAGGTCTGGATTGGCCTGGGGTGACGGCGATCCTGCTCGCTGGGCTCTACGGGTGGGTAATGCGGCGAATTGGCCGCAGCTACCTGCAAACCGTGCATGACATCAAGGCACAGGAGGAAGCGGGAGTGCTCGCCTCCCAGGCCATTGCTGAGGCGCAGCAGAAGTTCCAGCCATTGGCGCAAACGCAACTCGACGCCATTCTGGGCGGCATAGCTGAGGGCACCTTGCGAGCCGACTCTCCCGAAGTCCGGCGGCAGTGCGCATCGCTAGACGGGTATATCAGGGCGTTGCTTCGCCTTGATCCGGCTCGAGATCCTCTGCACGGTGCAGCAAGCCTGGTGGCCTTGCGCGGCTACCACGAGGACTGCATCGTGGATATCGCACTGCCACCTGTCACCGGCTGGGCTGAGACTGACCGGGCCGAGCTCGCCAGGCTGGCACAGATCTGTGTCGATGAGATGCGGCTGAGCACTCTTCGAGTGACGGGCGGTCGCGAGGATCGAACGGCTGTGGCCAGATTTGTGGGCAGCTTTGCTGATCTGAGCGATGCCAGAGGCGCGGCGCTTGCCCTGCGAGAGCGCCTGAACTCGCTCACGATTGAATTTGTGGTGGCCGACGACGAATTCAGTCGATCAGTGATGGTGGAGTTTCGCAATCGTGGATACTTCGCCAATGAGCACAGCGACGACGGGATGCACTCTCGCGCTCATTGACGATCACGAGGTCGTGCGCGAAGGATTGCGGGCTTTGCTTGCGGGGTCTGGTCGCACCCCAGTGGTGTACTGCGGGGATCAGCCGCATGAGGCTGCGTTCGCGAGGGCCCAAGTCGCTCTGCTGGACGTGGACCTCGGGCCAGCGGGTCTGCCGGTGAGTGAGAGCGTGCAGATCCTGACCGAAGCCGGAAGCCATGTGCTGCTGTTGAGTGCGTACGAGGATTCCGTTGCGATCCGCGCTGCCCTCAATTGTGGCGCACTGGGCTTTGTCGCCAAGCGCGTGTCGTTGGAGTCGCTGATTGAGGCCATCGAGGTTGTGGCCAGTGGCGAGCTGTACTTGTCAATGGATTTGGCTTCCATACTCTCCCTAGCACCTGAGACCCCAGATCTCAGTCCGCGAGAACTCCACGCGCTGCGGCTGTACGCCTCAGGTCTGAAACTGAGCGCTGTCGCCGCGAACATGGGTATCTCTCCCCATACCGCCAAGGAATACCTCGATCGCGTTCGCACGAAGTACGGGCATGTCGGCAGAACAGCTCGTACGCGCACTCAGATGTTCGCCGAGGCACAGCGCGACGGATTGCTGGACCTCTAGCCGTGTCGGTCCATTGGGGGACAGAAGTGGGTGGACGTGGAAGCTGCTTTCCGATCAAATGGTGCGGCCGGCGAGCGCGGGGGTCTCGCCGGACATCTGCATTCGCGGCGCGCACGTGGAATCCAAGTGCGTTCCGAGTGCGCGGCTAAGGTTGAACGGTGGAATTGACCTTTCGTAGCGACATCACCGTTGAACTCGTGCGCGACAGCGCCAATGACGCGGATGTGGTCTTTGCCGCTCGCGTGTCCACTGCGGGTGAGCAGTCACTTGACGACGTCGATGCTGATGCCGGCAGTTCCAAGGGCCTGATCAACTTCTTGATGCGTGAACGACACGGCAGTCCCTTTGAACACAACTCGATGACTTTCTTCGTGCAGGCGCCGATCTTCGTCTGGCGCGAGCACATGCGTCACCGCATGGCCAGCTACAACGAGGAATCTGGGCGCTACCGCGAGTTGAAGCCAGTGTTCTATGTGCCAGCGCGCGATCGCCAGTTGGTGCAGATTGGCAAGACCGGGGCCTATGAGTTTCTCGATGGCAGTGACGAGCAGTACGAGCTCCTCGATCGACGGATGCGCGAATCCTGCACGCAGTCCTACGCGGCCTACCAGGAAATGCTGGACGCCGGTATCGCACGTGAGGTCGCGCGCATGGTCCTGCCAGTATCGATCTTCTCCAGCGCCTATGTCACCGTCAATGCTCGGGCATTGATGAACTTCCTGTCTCTTCGGCGCAAGGCCGAGGATTCGACGTACCCCTCATATCCGCAACGTGAGATCGAGATGGTGGCGGAGCGCTATGAGGAAGAATGGTCTCGACTGATGCCGTTGACCCACGCGGCCTTCGTGGCCAACGGTCGCGTCTCTCCATAGCAAACGGCGCGACCACTACTCTCGTACTCATGCCCGGCCATACGACACCTGAAGCCCCATTCGGGTACACGCTCTCGGCGATGGTTACCCCTTTCAAGGCGGACGGTAGCCTCGACCTTGATGGCGCCCAAACGCTCGCGACACACCTGGTCGACAATTTGAATCACGATGGCCTGGTGATCAATGGCACGACCGGCGAGTCACCAACCAAGACTGACGAAGAAGACGTTGCAGTCTTGCGTGCAGTTGTCGAGGCGGTTGGCGACCGGGCGACCGTGGTCGCTGGCGTAGGCACCAATGACACTGCTCACTCAGTAGGGGCTGCTCGCGCGGCAGCGAGTGCTGGGGCACACGCGGTGATGGCCGTGACTCCGTATTACAACCGCCCTCCGCAATTGGGTCTGCTCGCACACTTCCATGCGATCGCCGACGCAACCGACTTGCCGATGATCACGTATGACATTCCCAAGCGCACGGGCACCGCAATTGAGACGGACACGTTCGTGCGTATCGCTGAGCACCCGCGCATCGTTGCGAACAAAGATGCCAAGGGCGATCTGGAAGCCGCGCAGTGGGTGATGGCACGCACAGATCTGGCTTGGTACTCCGGCGACGATGCGCTCAATCTCCCCCTGCTATGTCTTGGCGCGGTTGGGGTGATCTCGGTTGTGGGTCACCTCGTCGGTGATCGGCTGGCCGATATGTCACGAGCCGTCCGCGAAGGCGATCTCGAACTCGCCCGCAAGATCAACAGTTCACTGCTTCCCGTCTATTCCGGCGTGTTTCGCGCCCAAGGAGTTGTCACCATCAAGGCTGCACTGGCCCAACTCGGGCTCCCATCCGGGCCGGTTCGCCTGCCCTTGCTTGACGCATCAGATGAGCAGCGCGAGCAACTGTGGCGCGATCTTGCCGCGGGCAGCGTCGCCGGATTCTCTGCATGACACAGGTATCTGCATGACACATAGCGAATTGGCTCCGCCACCACCTCTGGCGCCGGGCGCCGTCAGAATTTTCGCCTTGGGCGGGCTCGGAGAGATCGGTCGCAACATGACCGTGTTTGAGTTCGATGGTCGGCTACTCATCTTGGACTGCGGGGTCTTGTTTCCAGAAGACTCCCAGCCCGGGGTAGACCTCATCCTGCCCGATTTCGCACCCATCGCGGATCGCATGGATGATGTCGAGGCCGTCGTGCTGACGCATGGACACGAGGATCACATCGGCGCGCTGCCCTATTTGCTGCGGCTGCGCCAGGACATTCCCATCTATGGATCCCGTTTCACCTTGGCTTTGCTCGAAGGCAAACTCCGCGAACACCGGATTCCCGGCAAGGTGAATCTGATCGCCGAAGGCCAGAATCTTCAGATCGGAAATTTCGGGCTGGAGTTCCTCGCGGTGAATCACTCGATCCCTGATGCGCTGGCGCTTGCGATCCGCACACCGGGGGGCACGATCCTGCACACAGGTGACTTCAAGATGGATCAGTTGCCTCTTGACGGTCGTATTACCGACTTGAATGGCTTTGCACGCATCGGCGACCAAGGTGTTGATCTCCTGATGGTCGACAGCACCAACGCTGAAGTTCCTGGCTTTGTTGCAAGCGAACGCGACATCGAGCCAGTACTCGACAGCGTGTTTCTCCGTGCTGACGGCCGCATCATCGTGGCTTCCTTCGCCAGTCATGTGCACCGCATCCAACAGATCATCGACATGGCCGCCCTGCACGGGCGCAGGGTTGCCCTCGTGGGACGTTCGATGGTCCGCAATATGGGAGTGGCGCGCGATCTGGGAATCCTCAAGGTTCCAGGTGGCCTGATGGTCACAGTCGATGAACTCGCAGGCCTGCCGGAAGATGAGACGGTGCTCATCTGCACTGGGTCCCAGGGTGAGCCGATGGCGGTGCTGTCTCGCATCGCCAATCGCGATCATCCGATCAGCGTCGGGACCCAGGACACCGTGGTGTTGGCCTCTTCGCTGATCCCCGGCAACGAGAACTCAGTCAACCGGGTTGTGAATGGACTTTCGCGTCTGGGCGCCCACGTCGTGCACAAAGGCAATGCCCTCGTGCACGTTTCCGGCCACGCTGCCGCCGGTGAGCTTCGCTACCTATACAACGTGGTGAAGCCGCGCAATGTGATGCCAGTCCACGGCGAATGGCGACACCTGCGGGCAAACAAGCAGTTGGCTATTGGCGTGGGCATCGAGCCTGATCGGGTAATTCTGGCTGACGACGGCGTTGTGGTTGACCTCGTCGATGGCAAGGCAGCCATTGTCGGCTACCTGCCCGTCGGCTTTGTCTATGTCGATGGATCAAGTGTCGGCAATGTGACAGAGAACCTGCTGAAGGACCGAAGGGTCCTCGGGGAAGAGGGCTTCATCACCATCTTCGCGGCCGTGGATCTCATCGAATCCAAGGTGGTCGCCGGCCCCGAGATTCACGCACGCGGACTCGGCTTGAAGGACGAATCTTTCAGCGTTGCCGTTGATCAGGTGCGCACGGTGCTTGAAGAGGCATTGATCAGTGGGGTGACCGATGTGCACGAACTTCAACAACGAGTTCGTCGTCAGGTCGGCAAGTGGGTCAATACCCATCACAAGCGTCGACCGATGATCGTGCCCGTCATTATTGAGGGCTAGCGCAGCCGTTTCATCGCGCTGCCTAGACTTCGCCCATGTCCATCCAGGAGATCCGCCTCTTTGGCGACCCTGTGTTGCGAGTCCCGGCAGCCCCAGTGGTCACCTTCGATCGTGAATTGCGCAAGCTCGTGAAGGACCTGACGGAAACCATGATGGATGCACCGGGGGCAGGTCTTGCCGCGCCACAGATCGGCGTCTCCCTTCGGGTCTTCACGTACTGGGTCGATGATGAACTCGGACACTTGATCAATCCCGATCTTGACCTCTCTGATGAGCTTCAAGAGGGCGATGAGGGCTGCCTTTCACTTCCTGGTCTGTCCTTTGACACCAAGAGGGCGATGCGCGTTGTCGCGCGTGGCATGAATATGCACGGAGAGC includes:
- a CDS encoding ribonuclease J: MTHSELAPPPPLAPGAVRIFALGGLGEIGRNMTVFEFDGRLLILDCGVLFPEDSQPGVDLILPDFAPIADRMDDVEAVVLTHGHEDHIGALPYLLRLRQDIPIYGSRFTLALLEGKLREHRIPGKVNLIAEGQNLQIGNFGLEFLAVNHSIPDALALAIRTPGGTILHTGDFKMDQLPLDGRITDLNGFARIGDQGVDLLMVDSTNAEVPGFVASERDIEPVLDSVFLRADGRIIVASFASHVHRIQQIIDMAALHGRRVALVGRSMVRNMGVARDLGILKVPGGLMVTVDELAGLPEDETVLICTGSQGEPMAVLSRIANRDHPISVGTQDTVVLASSLIPGNENSVNRVVNGLSRLGAHVVHKGNALVHVSGHAAAGELRYLYNVVKPRNVMPVHGEWRHLRANKQLAIGVGIEPDRVILADDGVVVDLVDGKAAIVGYLPVGFVYVDGSSVGNVTENLLKDRRVLGEEGFITIFAAVDLIESKVVAGPEIHARGLGLKDESFSVAVDQVRTVLEEALISGVTDVHELQQRVRRQVGKWVNTHHKRRPMIVPVIIEG
- a CDS encoding response regulator transcription factor, which encodes MSTATTGCTLALIDDHEVVREGLRALLAGSGRTPVVYCGDQPHEAAFARAQVALLDVDLGPAGLPVSESVQILTEAGSHVLLLSAYEDSVAIRAALNCGALGFVAKRVSLESLIEAIEVVASGELYLSMDLASILSLAPETPDLSPRELHALRLYASGLKLSAVAANMGISPHTAKEYLDRVRTKYGHVGRTARTRTQMFAEAQRDGLLDL
- the def gene encoding peptide deformylase, which codes for MSIQEIRLFGDPVLRVPAAPVVTFDRELRKLVKDLTETMMDAPGAGLAAPQIGVSLRVFTYWVDDELGHLINPDLDLSDELQEGDEGCLSLPGLSFDTKRAMRVVARGMNMHGEPIVIEGSELLARAVQHETDHLDGILFIDRLDEALRKAAMKEIRESEWFGEALPVQLSPHPINAKWL
- the dapA gene encoding 4-hydroxy-tetrahydrodipicolinate synthase, with product MPGHTTPEAPFGYTLSAMVTPFKADGSLDLDGAQTLATHLVDNLNHDGLVINGTTGESPTKTDEEDVAVLRAVVEAVGDRATVVAGVGTNDTAHSVGAARAAASAGAHAVMAVTPYYNRPPQLGLLAHFHAIADATDLPMITYDIPKRTGTAIETDTFVRIAEHPRIVANKDAKGDLEAAQWVMARTDLAWYSGDDALNLPLLCLGAVGVISVVGHLVGDRLADMSRAVREGDLELARKINSSLLPVYSGVFRAQGVVTIKAALAQLGLPSGPVRLPLLDASDEQREQLWRDLAAGSVAGFSA
- the thyX gene encoding FAD-dependent thymidylate synthase — encoded protein: MELTFRSDITVELVRDSANDADVVFAARVSTAGEQSLDDVDADAGSSKGLINFLMRERHGSPFEHNSMTFFVQAPIFVWREHMRHRMASYNEESGRYRELKPVFYVPARDRQLVQIGKTGAYEFLDGSDEQYELLDRRMRESCTQSYAAYQEMLDAGIAREVARMVLPVSIFSSAYVTVNARALMNFLSLRRKAEDSTYPSYPQREIEMVAERYEEEWSRLMPLTHAAFVANGRVSP
- the dapB gene encoding 4-hydroxy-tetrahydrodipicolinate reductase, translated to MAGSGLIQVGVVGARGRMGQQVVQTITDSSTCAVLAAVDQGDDLNLLNNCDVIVDFTTPDVVMATLEHCIRHGVHCVVGTTGFDDARLQQLRTLLAASPSVNVLVAPNFGIGAVLMMQFAQIAAPYFESVEIVELHHPDKVDAPSGTARRTAELIAAARGERGIGVSPDATSQEVAGARGASIGDVRVHSVRARGLVAHQEVIFGGLGETLTIRHDSMDRSSFMPGVLLAVENIASHPGLTVGLDSFLS